One candidate division WOR-3 bacterium genomic window, TCTTGACAGACAACCTCATGCCGGTAATCATTTTATCCTATGAATCGGTGGGCGATTTTCGCCTTTTTTCTTGTCTCGGGCTGCCTTGGTCCCCGGGTCCAGAATGTTTATCTGGACCCGGTTCGGCAACTGCCGCCCGCCTGGCTTTTCTCCGGGGTTGGACCCGAGCAGGATGTAAAAACCGCCCGCTACCTTGGCAAATTCAAAATCACATATTATTGGGTGGTGGAAGAAAAGGACTACCCGAGTAGCCGATCCGTTCCTTTATACACCACGGACGGTTCGCTTCTCGGTAGATTTTCCGCCTCATTTGTAAATGACTTTAAAACCGAATCAGCTGCCCGGCTCAAGGACGGCACCTGTCTCAGTTACTTAAAAAAGCAGAATCGAGCTCAAGTGGTAAAAAAATTTCTGGGCCACGGCGGATACACACTTACAGAACTCAAGTCTGTCGCAGTTGACCCCAAGGTAATTCCTCTTGGCTCAACAATTTACATCCCCCAGGCAGAGAATGTCGTTGTTGAAGGTAAACGCCTGAACGGTATCTTTTATGCCCATGATATCGGCAGCGCGGTAGACGGCAAGCACATCGACATCTTTATCGGTAAAAAATCAAATATGGCGGCATTTGCGTCAGCGGGGCTGAAAAGTTCTGGTAGCGTCGATGTCTACATTCTTGAATAAAGAGTCGCTGA contains:
- a CDS encoding 3D domain-containing protein, with amino-acid sequence MNRWAIFAFFLVSGCLGPRVQNVYLDPVRQLPPAWLFSGVGPEQDVKTARYLGKFKITYYWVVEEKDYPSSRSVPLYTTDGSLLGRFSASFVNDFKTESAARLKDGTCLSYLKKQNRAQVVKKFLGHGGYTLTELKSVAVDPKVIPLGSTIYIPQAENVVVEGKRLNGIFYAHDIGSAVDGKHIDIFIGKKSNMAAFASAGLKSSGSVDVYILE